Proteins from one Catenuloplanes atrovinosus genomic window:
- a CDS encoding Pycsar system effector family protein gives MNTSEPVQQGEAQIARADAKAQAVAGFAGTMLTILAAVLSLAALPAPVRAGGWALVAMWLVAVGLLLLVLRPNLAGDHGVVRWARMTHVEIRGDLDAADPIRDTEARTVRWLSRVAVRKHTRVRLAIDLLIASPAVAVAVGLVTWHI, from the coding sequence ATGAACACATCGGAGCCTGTGCAGCAGGGCGAGGCGCAGATCGCACGAGCCGACGCAAAAGCACAGGCCGTCGCGGGGTTCGCGGGCACGATGCTGACCATCCTCGCCGCCGTGCTGTCGCTGGCCGCGCTGCCCGCGCCGGTGCGCGCCGGCGGCTGGGCGCTGGTCGCGATGTGGCTCGTGGCCGTCGGCCTGCTCCTGCTGGTGCTACGGCCGAACCTCGCCGGTGACCACGGTGTCGTCCGCTGGGCGCGGATGACGCACGTCGAGATCCGCGGCGATCTCGACGCTGCGGACCCGATCCGTGACACCGAGGCCCGCACCGTCCGTTGGCTCTCCCGCGTCGCCGTCCGCAAACACACGAGGGTGCGCCTCGCCATCGACCTGCTGATCGCCTCACCGGCCGTTGCGGTAGCGGTCGGCCTCGTGACCTGGCACATCTGA